Within the Medicago truncatula cultivar Jemalong A17 chromosome 4, MtrunA17r5.0-ANR, whole genome shotgun sequence genome, the region CCATATTTCCTTCAATATAACATGAGTAAAGTGGAAGTATTCAAACACAATTATGATGATTATTTAATAACTCATTGCACTGAAATGGAACAACCTGTTGAAATAATACTAGCCCCCCGCCAATTACGAATGCTTTCAGATTGGGACCCTGAAACACCTCTAAGAAACTCGCCTCGGATTCCTGATCTTCATAGGCAGACTTCAACGAGACAAGGCTCTCTTCTATCTGCTTCTCAGATTCTTTGTCACCAGGTGGCCGGCCCCTTAGTTTGCCCAGGGAAACAATTGCTTTTTCCTTCAAATCTTGAAAAGAACCTTTTCCTTGTACGGCATTGAGAAGCAACCACCGAGGAGATTCGGGGAGAGTCCACATTCCGAGTCCCATCAACACAGCAAGTGGAGCACTAAATCCATACATGAACCTCCATCCACCTACTGTACTAATCTGAAAGCTTCCCACAAAATAACCCAACTGCATGATAGTTCAGTCCCCAACTCAGTAAACTCTTTAGTTGATAAAAGatacataaaagaaaataatgtaaTATACCAGAATCCCCAAAACGATGAAGAGTTCTTTTAATGATACTAGAGTCCCACGGATTTGTGATGGACAAGTTTCTGCAATGTATAAAGGAGCTCCATGCATGGCCTGCAATTCATTTCACTCGTAAGATGGTACAGAGATACTCTATGGTTCGATATCACCAAAAAAATGTTATGGCTAAGAGTAGCCTACCAGACCTATACCAAGTCCATAAAGCAGCCTTCCTGCTAAGAGAACACCAAGTTCTGGTGCTGTGGCAGTGATTGCACTACCAAGTACATACAACAGGGCTGCACCAATAAGTTGCCGCTTCCTCCCTGGTGTTTTATCCAAATtaatacattaaaataaaagcttAATTTTGTACACTGTCGGTTTAAAAAGGTTTACACTGTCAGCAAATCACAACAAATCGTATGTGCGACTTAAGAAGTATGTATGATTGAAGGCAATTGTTTTTGATGATCTGAAGATTATGATTGATTAGCAATGTAAGAATATTTACACTGACGGTGTATATGAATTAGATACTTAAATAATAATAGTCTAAAGTAGTTCAGTTTCTGCCTTCTGGATAATGTAAATAAGAAAATCATTTACCAATGAAATCAGCAATTGCAAATGCTAGAAGTGAGCCAAGAAGAGCCCCATAGAGGGAACCACTGACCTATGTTTGACATTAGCAGTTAGATTATACTTATGCATAAAGATGATTATAACTTTTCCATAAACTGCAAGCAAGATGTTTTCCAACTAGGACACAAAAATCATACCACAAGACCAAGCTGAATGGAAGAAAGATTGGACCAAGCGACACCGCTAAGCTCAGGTGACTGTGAATTCAAATCAACGAAACGAAAAACAATTTATGTTACTGCTCTAACAGGAAAGAAATGCAATTGACAGACACTGATTGACAAGTTTTTACCTGCAGTGAAATTGTAGCACCGGATGTGGCACCAATATCATAACCAAACAGCAAGCCACCCAATGCAGGGAAAACAAACCTAAATTTTGAAACAGGTACACATAGACCAGGAGCTcatacatttaaaaaatttcaaagctCGATCATTAGGAATCATGATGTTCTGATTATTAAAGAAGATAAACTTAGCACAATCATTAAGTCATAATTCCCTGTATACCCTCACTCTAGAAGCAAAGTATTAGTTCCAAAATTAGaatgtgtttgtgtttggtcaatggttaaatatttttaagatacCACTCCAACAAAGAAAATGGGCAAGGTACTGCTTATAATGATTTGGACAGTTTGAGCTAGACTTTGAGATAATTTAAGCCCAGTACAGTCTCAATTCAAGGTGATGATCCTGATAAACCAATTACAGTAACCTCtcattgtttggataaacaacttaattgagcacttatagcataaacgcttatcatataagtacttatgtataagttatttttacaacaaaatataaaacagagttaaactattttcatataagttataagttgtttccataatctCTCGTTGCTCCCCCAAATAGTCTCACaactcacaagtgtttatgccaggagataagctcaaataagtcaatccaaacacactctttaaTAATTGAAGAATCTTATTCTTGCATCCTTTCAGTTTTGCACATGTTATGGAACTGATTATAATCTTAATTGAAATTCAGTCTAGTATCTTAATCTTCCATTATCTTTCACATTAGTATTCACTTTATTAAGTGTCTATGAAGCAAAAGCAAGTAGTAAAACATCATATACTTTAATACATTTATCCTACACACAAAACAGTTATCTAATTCAATGCCTCAGTAGAGAAAGAGTGACAGAAACATACGGAAGAATAACAGAAGACCAAGAAAATTTCTCTTGGTCGGAAGCAACAGACTCAGAATTGTTCCCAGCAGAATACTCCTGCGCTTGAACCTGTCCAGAAGATGGATAAACAAAATTAGACTAAAAACGAAGAAATTTTGATGAGTTTACCAGTTTCTGAGTACTTACTTGGAATCTACGTTTATGAGAGGAGTGAGAGGTAAGAAGTGGATAAGTGACACGTGTTGGCGACAAATGATTGTTTGTGGAAGAAGAAATGATGCGTGGATTGATATGAGAATTAGAGAACGAAGCTTTTGAATTCTTTACTCTTTGATGGTGAAGTGAGTTGAATAGAGAGAGTTTGAAACTGAAGAGTGCTGTTGATGATGCCATTTGTAAGTAATGTTTTGGTGAGTTTGTAGAATCAGGAGTGAGGAATCATGGCTGTTTATTATCTGTTGGTGAATCTTGACAAGTAAATACGCCACTGTGTGTGATGCAGGAAGCACAAACAAGATATTTGTCAAATTATTAACTTTTCAAGCGTCGCTTCAAGTCAATTTTTAttgggttaatatgtctttttGGTAGTCCATTTCTTAAGAACTTCACGCTTAAACTATTTGGCTTTGAACAATTTTGGGATTGGTAACTTTCTTGGAAGTTTCGCGGAAAGAATGCGAGTTAAGACAAAATACGCTGAAAAAATTCGTGTTAATTTGTGGGGTTAGTTGCCAATACTGAAAGTCATCTGGAATGTTATAGAGGCACATTCATCCACATAATAAGTAGGTCAAATATCTCCAGTGATCCTTTAAGTTATATGTTTATAACAAGTTAGtcttgtaagttttttttgttatcaattggttcttttaagtttttgttGTCACAAATTGGTCCTTTTaagatataaaattttacactaCCACTCATTTTCTTAGCCAACTTCGTCAAAAAGTGTTTATGGACCATTTAACATTAAGATGAAAGTGTTTATGACATCAAACATGATTACTTACACacattttcttcttaatttgAATTCAAGCTTAATTttacaataaatatataatcaacgatattataaattaagtaattaatcaattttgtttcaagtCAAGACTGAATAACACACTTTTGAACCCTAATTTTGAGAGTGATGAAATTGGACATACCAACTTAACATCAAACGTTCACATAAACACTTTTTAACTGAgtttgaagaaaatataataatggtGCCgatattttatgacttaaatgaccaatttaTAACAAAACTAAAAGCGTAAAGAACTATCTTGTtgtaatcatataatataaaggACCGCATATGAtatctgatttattttttaaaaaaaaagttatttcattttttacaacaaaatttttattaatgaatttatattattttttggattttttaaaaaatttaataataaaatctgatgtggcccgctaaaaaataaaaagccaagtCAGCGCCACATAGGTGAATTTGGTGAGTTGGACAGGGGAGGGGggtttttcgattttttttttttttacgaggatgcaaatcaaatcgaaaattctataggggcgaaaacaaaaaatgacatatatcacaggggtgaaaagcactattaaccataatatatatatatatatataggggagagatatattgactccaagagtaactcTAAAGAGTTACTCCACATCCTCGCCCTCCATTTTATCAAAGTTTAATGGACTAGATTTAAATCTTACTAATAATCATGTGATCTCATCTACCTAATCattcacacaatattaattacgattgttgttttttttaaatattaattacgATTATGATTTCCTTCTTTTGactcaataaatattaataatcatcccctaaaaaacatattaatgaTTAGGTGATGAGATTTTTTGTTCTAACTTTCTCCTTTTTCAATGTCTAACTTCCGACACTCGACTATTATCAGCAATTCACAAGTTAAATCATGTCTaaaaacatcttcaacaaagaaaaaaaatgtctaacAAAATTAAATCTATGACAATTCAACTTCACGATTGAAATATACAAACCTctaactaaaattttaaaatccaatGATCAATCAATACACTtgtcaaaaagaataaaatcaataataagCATTTCTAAAAAGGATCTATGgataatccaaaaaaaaaactatggaaGCATCTACTCCTTCTAAATAATAAGGGGTATTaggaaaaatatatgtaatttgaATTGTGAATCTTGAAATAGTTGcagaacatttttatttttttaaaaaaaaaaaattcaatgaacaAGACGAAGAAGAGAggagtttgaaaaaaaaaatagagattatgTTTTTTGTACCAATAATCAATTGTGTTTATAAAAAGGAAATATTGATCAAGTCAAAAGAAGAAAAccataattaatattgtgagaATTGTTAAAGTAAATGAGGTCACATGATTGGTAATAAGAATTAAATCTAGtccattaaattttaataaaatggaGGGTGAGGAACTCTTTAgagttactcttggagtcaatatatcccttcccgtatatatatatatatatatatatatatatatatatatatatatatatatatatatataaaagaaagtaAAGTGTAAGTGCATGTGTACTTGAAATATGTAGAGATGTAGatatttaaataatgattagtaaaaagaaattaaatcatGAACGCTTGCAACAAAAGTAGTAACAACCAAAACTAACAGAATTAATATCACTTGTTTCATGAATACAAATTTAACGTTGACACAACAACTAATAGTTGTTGCGTATATTTGGATATAAGATGCATGATTGTTACTAAAGCGTAACACTCCACATTCTCCTCCTTAATTATTCTCCATGAAAGGAAAAACCTTCAACAAATATTAAGAAACTGCATTAAAAAAACCAAAGAACAATGAATACGAAAATAAGGGGTTTTGAGACAAGTAATAAATGTCCTACAAAAGTTATGAACCAACAAAAACTCAAACCTTTTTTTGCGCTTCTTTTGAAAAGTTAACCTATTTACCACTTGCTTTGTCTTGTCTTGATTTCCACCGTTCCTTTTAAATCATTTCTAGTTACAAATCCATTTTTATGCGCCTATATTAGAAGAGATTGCAAATGTTGTTGTCTTATAACTTGTACCTTATTTAAGAAAGTGCATATCATTTTAAGAAATGGAGGACAAATCCAACTTGATAAAAAAGGGAACAAAACGATGTTCTACAAGGCTGCAAAAACATGCCCCAACATTTATTGAGATTAACGACCGACCCACTGACCCATTTGCTCCTTCTACGGATGCTTCAAGTTCAAAAGCAATTCCATTGTTATCACCACTTGTTTTATCTCCACAAGCATTATATGCAGAGATTACTGCACAAACTCAAATGTTACAAAATAATGGTAATATTGATAGTGGtgttattaaattgatttttagttgGGTGTTTCCCACACGAGAGATGAAGCTAATTATAATTATGCTCTTCCTTGCTATTTGTTTTTAGTGAATTGTTAATTAATTGCAAATATCTTCAATTACATTGTTCATCGTTGATTATAGTTTTAAATTACTTGACCATTTAAAAGAAAAGATCAATCAAAAgcaacaaaattgaaaatttggtGGTGAGAAAACTATCAGTAAAGGACtattgcaattaaaaataataagttaaATTTTATCAATGTAATAATTATTTCTTTGATTACAAAGTATTGTGAATATCGTTTGGTCATCAAACTTATACTTACAAAGTATTGTACTTGTTAAGGTTTTTCCTTTTCTACTCAATACAACCTTTTTTAGAtaacaaatttttgtttatacaaAACTATAATAACTCTAAACACAAGAGTATAAAATggataataaatgaaaatatgataCACGGGGGTTACACAAATCAAAATAGtacatgtaatattttaggggTTCCAACGTATTTTGATGTCTAAAACAAGCATTAAAATGAGACCTTTATGtgagaaaaaattgaagtaaAAAAATAGCCACAGGTAAGAGaaagtttgaattgtgaccctttcttaaaatttgaaggcacgcttgattaaaaaaaaaacttaaaataaaattgaattaagtAAAGAGTTAGTTCAAAAAACTTCTCAACTTCATA harbors:
- the LOC11414446 gene encoding D-xylose-proton symporter-like 3, chloroplastic isoform X2, giving the protein MASSTALFSFKLSLFNSLHHQRVKNSKASFSNSHINPRIISSSTNNHLSPTRVTYPLLTSHSSHKRRFQVQAQEYSAGNNSESVASDQEKFSWSSVILPFVFPALGGLLFGYDIGATSGATISLQSPELSGVAWSNLSSIQLGLVVSGSLYGALLGSLLAFAIADFIGRKRQLIGAALLYVLGSAITATAPELGVLLAGRLLYGLGIGLAMHGAPLYIAETCPSQIRGTLVSLKELFIVLGILLGYFVGSFQISTVGGWRFMYGFSAPLAVLMGLGMWTLPESPRWLLLNAVQGKGSFQDLKEKAIVSLGKLRGRPPGDKESEKQIEESLVSLKSAYEDQESEASFLEVFQGPNLKAFVIGGGLVLFQQITGQPSVLYYAGPILQSAGFSAAADAAKVSVVIGLFKLVMTSVAVLKVDDLGRRPLLIGGVSGIALSLVLLSAYYKFLGGLPIVAVAALLLYVGCYQVVIHKNESEFIVVNWRNSSQ
- the LOC11414446 gene encoding D-xylose-proton symporter-like 3, chloroplastic isoform X1, with translation MASSTALFSFKLSLFNSLHHQRVKNSKASFSNSHINPRIISSSTNNHLSPTRVTYPLLTSHSSHKRRFQVQAQEYSAGNNSESVASDQEKFSWSSVILPFVFPALGGLLFGYDIGATSGATISLQSPELSGVAWSNLSSIQLGLVVSGSLYGALLGSLLAFAIADFIGRKRQLIGAALLYVLGSAITATAPELGVLLAGRLLYGLGIGLAMHGAPLYIAETCPSQIRGTLVSLKELFIVLGILLGYFVGSFQISTVGGWRFMYGFSAPLAVLMGLGMWTLPESPRWLLLNAVQGKGSFQDLKEKAIVSLGKLRGRPPGDKESEKQIEESLVSLKSAYEDQESEASFLEVFQGPNLKAFVIGGGLVLFQQITGQPSVLYYAGPILQSAGFSAAADAAKVSVVIGLFKLVMTSVAVLKVDDLGRRPLLIGGVSGIALSLVLLSAYYKFLGGLPIVAVAALLLYVGCYQISFGPISWLMVSEIFPLRTRGRGISMAVLTNFAANAVVTFAFSPLKEYLGAENLFLLFAAIALVSLVFIVTSVPETKGLSLEEIESKILK